CACATGTTTGACAGATTCGGGGATGACAAAAACAACAGGTGCCGCGCTATCCATGGACATTTCCATTATCACCAACATGGCTGGCTGGTCATAATCGGGCCAGAGATCCACCCTGGCTTCCGTGAAACGGGCAGCAGAGAGTGATTCCGCACCGGTAAACAGAAAAAAAAGACAGGCCGAAAAAAGAATCCGCAACTTCATGGTGAAATTTAATGGTAAGAACCATATAATATCGAGTTATTTCATGGATAAAGAGCGCCGAGATTGTATAATATCGTGACCTTTGGGGCCGGGAAGAGACAAAACCACGAAGGAGGTACTATGAATATCGGCATATTCTACGGATCATCAAGCGGAAATACGGAAAAGGCGGTGGAGAAAATTCGTCGAAGACTCTCCCTCCCGGAAGAAAACATTCATGATATCAGCGAAACGGAAGCCGAAACCTTTGAGAATTACGATGTCATCATCTTTGCCAGTTCAAGCACGGGGACGGGCAACATGCAGCCGGACTGGGCGGAGTTCCTGAATAAGCTGGAAGAAATCGATTTTTCCGATAAAACAGTAGCCTTTGTGGGGATGGGAGATCAGATGATGTTTCCCGACTCCTTCCTGGGCGGCATCAGTTACCTCTACAGCCTGGTAGCAAAAAAAGCGGAACGGGTCATCGGCGGGAACTGGCCGGCAGACGGCTATGAATTTGAACACTCCGGATTTTTTAAAAAGGGAAACTTCCGCGGCCTCGCCTTAGACGCAGACAACCAGTCCGAACTGACAGATGAACGGATTGAGCGCTGGGTTAGACAGATTCAGGAAGAGCTGCGGAAGTAGAAAAAACCCTCCCCGAACTTATGCCGGATTAAAGTCTGAGACTGTTTTCTCCCTCTCTCTATCGTACCCTCATACCCCCGCATCTTCTGCCTGCAATTTCCCCCACGAAATATTATATTCCATCGCTTGAAAAGAGATAATCAAAGAGGATTGATCATGGAACTGAAACTGCACGAATTTGATTTGCCCCTGAAATATAAATTCGGGATATCACGGGAAACCCGGACGGTTCAGAAGACGGTGATTGCCGAAGTCATTCAGGACGGCGTGAAGGGATATGGTGAAGCGGTAGCCAACCATAAGTATTACGGGTTTACCGTGGAAAAAATGTTTTCCGATCTGAATGGTCTCCAGGAGGACTTAAAAACGCGGAATCTCCTGGAAATCACACCGAATGCCCTGTGGTCAATCTACCATCCCAAGCTGAAAGACAACCCCTTTGCCCAGTGTGCCCTGGACATGGCCTTGTGGGATCTTTACGGAAAACTGAAAGGGAAAAAGACCTGGGAATTGTGGGGACTGGATGCGTCCAAACGGCCGGTGACGGATTATACCATTGGTATCGACGAAATCGATGTGATGAAAAAGAAACTCCTGGAATTCAGGGACTGGCCTGTCTTCAAAATCAAACTTGGGACAAAACATGACATGGAAATCATGCAGGAACTGCGGAAAGTAACGAATGCCACCCTGCGGATTGATGCCAATTGCGCCTGGACAGCCGGGCAGACCATTGAATTTTCCAAAACCCTGAAAGAACTGGATGTGGAGTTTATTGAACAACCTTTGCCCGCCGGGGATTGGATGGGGATGAAACAGGTTTATGAACACTCGGTTTTACCGGTCATTGCCGACGAAAGCTGTGTCCATGAGGAAGATGTGGACCGCTGCCACGGATTTTTTCACGGGGTGAACATCAAGGTGGTC
The DNA window shown above is from Candidatus Neomarinimicrobiota bacterium and carries:
- a CDS encoding flavodoxin, translated to MNIGIFYGSSSGNTEKAVEKIRRRLSLPEENIHDISETEAETFENYDVIIFASSSTGTGNMQPDWAEFLNKLEEIDFSDKTVAFVGMGDQMMFPDSFLGGISYLYSLVAKKAERVIGGNWPADGYEFEHSGFFKKGNFRGLALDADNQSELTDERIERWVRQIQEELRK
- a CDS encoding dipeptide epimerase, with protein sequence MELKLHEFDLPLKYKFGISRETRTVQKTVIAEVIQDGVKGYGEAVANHKYYGFTVEKMFSDLNGLQEDLKTRNLLEITPNALWSIYHPKLKDNPFAQCALDMALWDLYGKLKGKKTWELWGLDASKRPVTDYTIGIDEIDVMKKKLLEFRDWPVFKIKLGTKHDMEIMQELRKVTNATLRIDANCAWTAGQTIEFSKTLKELDVEFIEQPLPAGDWMGMKQVYEHSVLPVIADESCVHEEDVDRCHGFFHGVNIKVVKCGGLTPALRMIHRARELEMKVMVGCMTESTVGISGIAQLMPLLDYVDADGPLLLAKDIATGVTIEKGVVSFSDVPGNGVVLSAGMI